In one Oncorhynchus masou masou isolate Uvic2021 chromosome 23, UVic_Omas_1.1, whole genome shotgun sequence genomic region, the following are encoded:
- the LOC135510803 gene encoding mitogen-activated protein kinase 8-like isoform X4 encodes MNKNKRGGEREFYSLDVGDSTFKVLKRYQNLRPIGSGAQGIVCSAYDHNLERNVAIKKLSRPFQNQTHAKRAYRELVLMKCVNHKNIIGLLNVFSPQKSLEEFADVYIVMELMDANLCQVIQMELDHERLSYLLYQMLCGIKHLHNAGIIHRDLKPSNIVVKSDCTLKILDFGLARTAATGLLMTPYVVTRYYRAPEVILGMGYQANVDVWSVGCIVAEMVRGSVLFPGTDHIDQWNKVIEQLGTPPQEFLMKLNQSVRTYVENRPRYAGYSFDKLFPDVLFPADSEHNKLKASQARDLLSKMLVIDSSKRISVDEALKHPYINVWYDPAEVEAPPPKITDKQLDEREHTVEEWKDLIWKEVYEWDEWTKQNGVIRGQPPPLGAAVIDSSPQPASSSSSANDVSSMSTEPSDPTMTSDTDISLDSHTSLGALACCR; translated from the exons ATGAATAAAAACaagcgaggaggagagagggagttctATAGTTTAGATGTCGGAGATTCCACCTTCAAAGTTCTGAAGCGCTACCAGAATCTAAGGCCCATTGGCTCAGGAGCACAGGGAATCGTCTG TTCAGCGTATGACCACAACCTTGAGAGAAATGTGGCTATTAAGAAGTTAAGTCGGCCGTTCCAGAACCAGACGCACGCCAAGCGAGCGTACAGAGAACTGGTGTTAATGAAATGTGTCAATCACAAAAAT ATCATTGGCTTATTAAACGTATTCAGCCCACAAAAATCATTAGAAGAATTTGCAGATGT ATACATTGTGATGGAGCTGATGGATGCCAACCTGTGCCAGGTGATTCAGATGGAGCTGGACCATGAGAGGTTGTCCTACCTGCTGTACCAGATGCTGTGTGGCATCAAACACCTCCACAATGCCGGCATCATACACAGG GATCTGAAGCCCAGTAACATTGTGGTGAAGTCAGACTGTACATTAAAGATCTTGGACTTTGGCTTGGCTCGAACAGCGGCTACAGGTTTACTGATGACCCCCTATGTAGTGACTAGATACTACAGAGCACCAGAGGTCATATTGGGGATGGGCTACCAGGCCAACG TGGACGTGTGGTCAGTGGGCTGTATTGTGGCTGAGATGGTCAGAGGTAGTGTGCTGTTCCCAGGCACTGACC ACATTGACCAGTGGAACAAAGTGATAGAGCAGCTCGGGACTCCACCCCAGGAGTTCCTGATGAAGCTCAACCAATCAGTGAGGACGTATGTTGAGAACCGACCGCGCTACGCAGGATACAGCTTCGACAAACTCTTCCCGGACGTCCTCTTCCCTGCAGACTCAGAACACAACAAACTGAAAG CGAGCCAGGCCAGAGATCTGCTGTCTAAGATGTTGGTGATTGACTCGTCTAAGAGGATCTCGGTGGACGAGGCCCTGAAACACCCCTATATCAACGTGTGGTACGACCCAGCAGAAGTGGAGGCA CCTCCTCCAAAGATCACAGACAAGCAGCTGGATGAGCGAGAGCATACGGTGGAGGAGTGGAAAG ACCTGATCTGGAAGGAGGTGTATGAGTGGGATGAGTGGACCAAGCAGAATGGAGTGATCAGAGGACAACCTCCTCCTTTAG GTGCAGCAGTGATTGACAGCTCCCCTCAGCccgcctcatcctcctcctcggCCAATGACGTATCCTCCATGTCGACTGAGCCAAGTGATCCCACCATGACCTCTGACACGGACATCAGCCTGGACAGCCACACCTCCCTGGGAGCACTGGCCTGCTGCAGataa
- the LOC135510803 gene encoding mitogen-activated protein kinase 8-like isoform X1, with the protein MNKNKRGGEREFYSLDVGDSTFKVLKRYQNLRPIGSGAQGIVCSAYDHNLERNVAIKKLSRPFQNQTHAKRAYRELVLMKCVNHKNIIGLLNVFSPQKSLEEFADVYIVMELMDANLCQVIQMELDHERLSYLLYQMLCGIKHLHNAGIIHRDLKPSNIVVKSDCTLKILDFGLARTAATGLLMTPYVVTRYYRAPEVILGMGYQANVDIWSVGCILAEMVRHKILFPGRDYIDQWNKVIEQLGTPPQEFLMKLNQSVRTYVENRPRYAGYSFDKLFPDVLFPADSEHNKLKASQARDLLSKMLVIDSSKRISVDEALKHPYINVWYDPAEVEAPPPKITDKQLDEREHTVEEWKDLIWKEVYEWDEWTKQNGVIRGQPPPLGAAVIDSSPQPASSSSSANDVSSMSTEPSDPTMTSDTDISLDSHTSLGALACCR; encoded by the exons ATGAATAAAAACaagcgaggaggagagagggagttctATAGTTTAGATGTCGGAGATTCCACCTTCAAAGTTCTGAAGCGCTACCAGAATCTAAGGCCCATTGGCTCAGGAGCACAGGGAATCGTCTG TTCAGCGTATGACCACAACCTTGAGAGAAATGTGGCTATTAAGAAGTTAAGTCGGCCGTTCCAGAACCAGACGCACGCCAAGCGAGCGTACAGAGAACTGGTGTTAATGAAATGTGTCAATCACAAAAAT ATCATTGGCTTATTAAACGTATTCAGCCCACAAAAATCATTAGAAGAATTTGCAGATGT ATACATTGTGATGGAGCTGATGGATGCCAACCTGTGCCAGGTGATTCAGATGGAGCTGGACCATGAGAGGTTGTCCTACCTGCTGTACCAGATGCTGTGTGGCATCAAACACCTCCACAATGCCGGCATCATACACAGG GATCTGAAGCCCAGTAACATTGTGGTGAAGTCAGACTGTACATTAAAGATCTTGGACTTTGGCTTGGCTCGAACAGCGGCTACAGGTTTACTGATGACCCCCTATGTAGTGACTAGATACTACAGAGCACCAGAGGTCATATTGGGGATGGGCTACCAGGCCAACG TGGACATATGGTCTGTGGGGTGTATTCTGGCAGAAATGGTCCGTCACAAAATCCTGTTCCCAGGAAGGGACT ACATTGACCAGTGGAACAAAGTGATAGAGCAGCTCGGGACTCCACCCCAGGAGTTCCTGATGAAGCTCAACCAATCAGTGAGGACGTATGTTGAGAACCGACCGCGCTACGCAGGATACAGCTTCGACAAACTCTTCCCGGACGTCCTCTTCCCTGCAGACTCAGAACACAACAAACTGAAAG CGAGCCAGGCCAGAGATCTGCTGTCTAAGATGTTGGTGATTGACTCGTCTAAGAGGATCTCGGTGGACGAGGCCCTGAAACACCCCTATATCAACGTGTGGTACGACCCAGCAGAAGTGGAGGCA CCTCCTCCAAAGATCACAGACAAGCAGCTGGATGAGCGAGAGCATACGGTGGAGGAGTGGAAAG ACCTGATCTGGAAGGAGGTGTATGAGTGGGATGAGTGGACCAAGCAGAATGGAGTGATCAGAGGACAACCTCCTCCTTTAG GTGCAGCAGTGATTGACAGCTCCCCTCAGCccgcctcatcctcctcctcggCCAATGACGTATCCTCCATGTCGACTGAGCCAAGTGATCCCACCATGACCTCTGACACGGACATCAGCCTGGACAGCCACACCTCCCTGGGAGCACTGGCCTGCTGCAGataa
- the LOC135510803 gene encoding mitogen-activated protein kinase 8-like isoform X2, with the protein MNKNKRGGEREFYSLDVGDSTFKVLKRYQNLRPIGSGAQGIVCSAYDHNLERNVAIKKLSRPFQNQTHAKRAYRELVLMKCVNHKNIIGLLNVFSPQKSLEEFADVYIVMELMDANLCQVIQMELDHERLSYLLYQMLCGIKHLHNAGIIHRDLKPSNIVVKSDCTLKILDFGLARTAATGLLMTPYVVTRYYRAPEVILGMGYQANVDIWSVGCILAEMVRHKILFPGRDYIDQWNKVIEQLGTPPQEFLMKLNQSVRTYVENRPRYAGYSFDKLFPDVLFPADSEHNKLKASQARDLLSKMLVIDSSKRISVDEALKHPYINVWYDPAEVEAPPPKITDKQLDEREHTVEEWKDLIWKEVYEWDEWTKQNGVIRGQPPPLAQVQQ; encoded by the exons ATGAATAAAAACaagcgaggaggagagagggagttctATAGTTTAGATGTCGGAGATTCCACCTTCAAAGTTCTGAAGCGCTACCAGAATCTAAGGCCCATTGGCTCAGGAGCACAGGGAATCGTCTG TTCAGCGTATGACCACAACCTTGAGAGAAATGTGGCTATTAAGAAGTTAAGTCGGCCGTTCCAGAACCAGACGCACGCCAAGCGAGCGTACAGAGAACTGGTGTTAATGAAATGTGTCAATCACAAAAAT ATCATTGGCTTATTAAACGTATTCAGCCCACAAAAATCATTAGAAGAATTTGCAGATGT ATACATTGTGATGGAGCTGATGGATGCCAACCTGTGCCAGGTGATTCAGATGGAGCTGGACCATGAGAGGTTGTCCTACCTGCTGTACCAGATGCTGTGTGGCATCAAACACCTCCACAATGCCGGCATCATACACAGG GATCTGAAGCCCAGTAACATTGTGGTGAAGTCAGACTGTACATTAAAGATCTTGGACTTTGGCTTGGCTCGAACAGCGGCTACAGGTTTACTGATGACCCCCTATGTAGTGACTAGATACTACAGAGCACCAGAGGTCATATTGGGGATGGGCTACCAGGCCAACG TGGACATATGGTCTGTGGGGTGTATTCTGGCAGAAATGGTCCGTCACAAAATCCTGTTCCCAGGAAGGGACT ACATTGACCAGTGGAACAAAGTGATAGAGCAGCTCGGGACTCCACCCCAGGAGTTCCTGATGAAGCTCAACCAATCAGTGAGGACGTATGTTGAGAACCGACCGCGCTACGCAGGATACAGCTTCGACAAACTCTTCCCGGACGTCCTCTTCCCTGCAGACTCAGAACACAACAAACTGAAAG CGAGCCAGGCCAGAGATCTGCTGTCTAAGATGTTGGTGATTGACTCGTCTAAGAGGATCTCGGTGGACGAGGCCCTGAAACACCCCTATATCAACGTGTGGTACGACCCAGCAGAAGTGGAGGCA CCTCCTCCAAAGATCACAGACAAGCAGCTGGATGAGCGAGAGCATACGGTGGAGGAGTGGAAAG ACCTGATCTGGAAGGAGGTGTATGAGTGGGATGAGTGGACCAAGCAGAATGGAGTGATCAGAGGACAACCTCCTCCTTTAG CACAGGTGCAGCAGTGA
- the LOC135510803 gene encoding mitogen-activated protein kinase 8B-like isoform X3 — protein MNKNKRGGEREFYSLDVGDSTFKVLKRYQNLRPIGSGAQGIVCSAYDHNLERNVAIKKLSRPFQNQTHAKRAYRELVLMKCVNHKNIIGLLNVFSPQKSLEEFADVYIVMELMDANLCQVIQMELDHERLSYLLYQMLCGIKHLHNAGIIHRDLKPSNIVVKSDCTLKILDFGLARTAATGLLMTPYVVTRYYRAPEVILGMGYQANVDIWSVGCILAEMVRHKILFPGRDCILSASGCESPPY, from the exons ATGAATAAAAACaagcgaggaggagagagggagttctATAGTTTAGATGTCGGAGATTCCACCTTCAAAGTTCTGAAGCGCTACCAGAATCTAAGGCCCATTGGCTCAGGAGCACAGGGAATCGTCTG TTCAGCGTATGACCACAACCTTGAGAGAAATGTGGCTATTAAGAAGTTAAGTCGGCCGTTCCAGAACCAGACGCACGCCAAGCGAGCGTACAGAGAACTGGTGTTAATGAAATGTGTCAATCACAAAAAT ATCATTGGCTTATTAAACGTATTCAGCCCACAAAAATCATTAGAAGAATTTGCAGATGT ATACATTGTGATGGAGCTGATGGATGCCAACCTGTGCCAGGTGATTCAGATGGAGCTGGACCATGAGAGGTTGTCCTACCTGCTGTACCAGATGCTGTGTGGCATCAAACACCTCCACAATGCCGGCATCATACACAGG GATCTGAAGCCCAGTAACATTGTGGTGAAGTCAGACTGTACATTAAAGATCTTGGACTTTGGCTTGGCTCGAACAGCGGCTACAGGTTTACTGATGACCCCCTATGTAGTGACTAGATACTACAGAGCACCAGAGGTCATATTGGGGATGGGCTACCAGGCCAACG TGGACATATGGTCTGTGGGGTGTATTCTGGCAGAAATGGTCCGTCACAAAATCCTGTTCCCAGGAAGGGACTGTATCCTTAGTGCTTCTGGCTGTGAATCACCTCCTTATTAA